From the Juglans microcarpa x Juglans regia isolate MS1-56 chromosome 7D, Jm3101_v1.0, whole genome shotgun sequence genome, the window aagaatgatcACAAATGAAGGgcttagtttttttaaatggcGTAGATGAGTAATTATTAGGTAGATTTGAAATACGAGCATATTACTCTCATCTACTCACATCATGATggcatatctttaaaaattagaggcttatataaatacatttcatCCTTTAATTTAATAAGTTTGCAGTAAAATGATGGAATAATGGTCGTTTTCAAAGCCAAACTTTGGGCAGATCGGTTTTCCCACAAAATTCGATTTTCCCAAGGTTAAAAGCACAACATCTAGCTCTATACATACAATTGATGTcgattgagaaatgatttgaaaGCAACCACTTCTCGCCCATTTTGAAACTGTAATCTTTCAGGCAATATTGGAATCTTGGTTTCTTGTTCCTTTAAATATTTTGCCGACCCCATGCAGTgagaagtttcttttttttttttttttaaccttttattgatgatgaagaGGCAAATCATTTAAcaacccactttaaaaaaaaaaatatatatatatatatatataaaaagattgtCACCCCCTAACTTTTCAGTCATATACTAACTAATCCTAGCATTGCTGGTTGAAATGGTGTGTCTCTCAATGCTTTGGTTGTTGATAGAGATTGCTACTCAATGAGTGAGTAAAAACAGCAGGGACTCTGtatgattatattatatatatttgaaccaAATAGATCATGGTTGCttgagtattttattattttttgtgacattattattattattattattatcataagATTCGTCGTTTTTGGTTTATCTATATAgtcatgaaaaattaattaaagaaagacTACTCTGCGCTATTATTTTATTCCTATTTTCCCCTCTGCCCACTCCATTTTCTGCTGTATCAGAATCtgaaaaccttttttttattggccaTGAACATTATATCTAGTTCATCAATCCTCAGAAGAAGTTAATGTTATGGTAGAAAtgaagaaccaaaaaaaaaaaaaaaagcagcagaAGAAGGAagtacaatttattaaaaaagaaaagaaaaagattggaAAGTCATAGAAAAGAGATGAGGCCAACTGAATACGGTAGAAAAGCCACTTGGAGTTTGATCTCCTTATCCAGCAGGTGGGAGAAGATAGGAGCTAGTGAAGTAGATTTTCTATGGACAAGTTGGCAGCAACTGATTGCCAAGGCCAAGGACATCCGGTAGTGCTTTaactttctttcttgtttttaattttcatgataAGTAcgtgagatatttttttttttttttttagagaacaAATAGTTACAGTCGTAAATGAACATGTAccgtgtaatcattttaaaaaaaataaataaatatgaaacccacataaaaaaaaattaaaaattttttaatagtgaactccacttttttcaaaacgattgcacggTACTTGCTCACTCCATAATTGTATGTAGTATcactttgaaaaatacaaaaacatgCAGTCCCTACCAATCCTTGCACATGCCATGAATAATGTTTGTTATATGTTGCTTGCCAAACAAATTATCATGATTTTAAGCTTTTCCCCCCTTGTTCTCAACAAACATGCaatggtaaaataaaaataaaagaataatacacCAATCACATTTGGTTGTCTACCTTAAATAATGTCTTGAGGGTGGGGGTAATCAATGCACACACGATTGGATTTTCAACCGGGAGTGACTCGCTTTgcaattttgtcttttttttgtatttttttttttttcccaatggCTAAGCAGGCGCCACTCTTCATAAGTCATGATTTTTGCCCCTCGATTTCCGGCTCCATTCATCAAAAATGCCTACAAAAATGGTCGACTTGATCAAGTAgataatacaatttttcttctgattttgtttatttccatTATTGGTAAATTCTCCATTTTTGTAGTACACATCACGGCACTCTACTGAAACCAATTGCATCAAGCAGTACTACATCAGAAAAACAGTAAGCAGGAAATGGGGTTGAATCCCTACCTAGAATTCTCAACTGCTACACCATTGTTTAAGATAATTCAGAGATTCATGTAGGTATTTGTGATGAATATATAGATTATACAATATCATATCAtggacagaaaaaaaaaaaaaaaaaaaaggaaaaatattgcagaaaatataggaaaaagaaaacctagAATATATGCAGGTGCGACTAATTAATAGACAAGACATGTaggaaaatatagaaattttattgacGAATATTCTGactaatagaataataaaatattgatcatgacaacaataaaaaaaaattgaaaaagacaAATATCTCCGAAATCAGTGATATGTCGATTACGTCAAGCCTTGCGATATCTCAccaatatgttttaaatttaagacGCTGGTGAATACTCGACTACTACAAAACCACAGAAAAGGCAAGGAGAACTGCAAAGCACCCGTCATATCCTCAACCCATGataaagagagaagcttacaaACGCTCTTGTTAAAAtcaagaaatcaaataaaaggATAGGTTTGCACTGCTAATAGGCAGATTTTCACTTTAAACATTTTCATTGGCAAATCAAATCCAGTACTCTTGCATTTCATCTTGCTTGTTAGAGCCACACATATTTCAACATGAGCACGAGGAAAGATGAGGGCCACCACAAATGGACAATTGGATAATTGATCACAAAAATAGTAACTCCCACCTCTAATGTCACGGCTTGTGGATCTTGAAGCCAAAAACTCTTGGAACATAGCTCTGTGTTGCTTTTTGTGGCTTTAGATGTCCATATGTCATTAGAAATAAGTGGGGAAACGTGGTTCCAAAATAAGCGCCATCAATATCTTGATAAAGTCAAGAAAATCTGAAATTGTAACCAAAAGAAACTTGCAAATTGAAACATGTCATATATTTAGCCACAGTACTACAATGGTCAAAACAAAGAATTATTaatcacacaaatcacaaattcatgcATTAAGCTACAGTTCAGGGGAAGCTCCAACTGCACTATAGATGAATAAATGTACAATATAacatctctcttttctttttttttttcttttctttttttatcagtacAATATAACATCTTTAGCTGCCAATAGTAAATAGCCTAAGAGTATTGCCAAAGACACAAAACTAAGCAACAACTTTAAacaatttaaaagcataaggtTGTCTCTGCAACTAGATTAACGAAACTGACTCAGATTTCATGTGTTTCGCTCAGGGTTCAGGGCTCATAAATGATTAACCTATCCATGATTGACTCAGAGCTCATTTACTATCCAGTACAATCCTAGCTTAAATTTCAAGTCCAGGTGTTATGCAAATTAGCAGGGTTAGCAGAAAAGCATCAAATGTGAGCACAATGGTTTCTTTCACACCAGTGGAAGAAGCAGCAGCAGTGAATGAGCTCATATTATGGTAATCCAGCCAGGCTGAGCTTGTTTTGCTGCTTGCCTTGGCTCACTCTTAAGTTAATTGAATGAAGTTCAAACAAAAAGTCCAAATTCATTTCATCAACAAGGTAAGCCAAAGATCCCTCAATTTTGTCTTTTAGGTTCACAAACCTTGTTGTGTCACTTACAAGCCCCTCCTCCTTTTTTGATCGGTTTATAAGCCTGTCCTTTCTATGCTTCTTAGTTATTCTGCCTTGGCTACTTTGTACAGTTAGATCACTAAAATTACCACTCATTGCTGAGGCAGATGCATGATATATGCAAATAAGTTTCTTAGCGATTAACGAGTGCAACAGAAGGATACTGCCTTGGTACTTGGATCGAGGGTAATATATATCTTCACATTTGGGGCAGTAGATTTTTACAGTGCTTGAGCGAGGAATATCTGACTGACCAACTGGGAGGCAGGGTTGTCCACAGCAGTAAACTCTAGGGCATCTTCCAAAATCATAGTTTTTGTACTTCTCTAACTGCAGAAGATTTAATAACTatcctttacaaaaatagaaaaagcaagcaaaacaaataacagcAAAAGTGAATTCTAAACATTACCATTGCGGTCATTCCCTTGCTGGTCAGTATGTATCGAACATGTATAAGACCATACAGCATCTCTGCTGCTGACTCAACCAATTCATTCTGCTCTTCAGTGAACATGTCACCTGAGCAAGTCAATATCCATACCCATTAAAAATGGCTCAAGTGCAAGAtcctccacacacacacacacacacacacacacacaccaaatccaacaaaaataaatcagcCAAGATGTTCATTTATGGATTACATCAGGCAATAGAAAGGCATATTTGCAATTAGTAAATCAAAGCTGCACAGCAATATTAGATCAGAGTTTTATTCTAACAACAAAAGGTGTCTCCATAACCAGCCAAAGGTGTGCCTTGAATATAGTGAAAtggttataacaaaataaaaaaaaatgcaaatacaGACTTTGTGAATTGAAGAGAAGGGGACAAGACCCGCAGAAAAATGATAAGTGAGAGTAAAATTAAAACCTCTTATGTAATGAAATACTCTCCATCCAGTGACTACATGACTGCAACCTAACGCCCAGGTTAGCCTGACGGCCAGCTAAATGAATAGCTTCCCTCCACAAGATGAATTTTGACTCAACACACAATGGTATGCAAGTTTCACCCAGAATCCTCCACAGTAAGTTATGTCCTAAACCAAAACCCTTAATTGAAATTGGTCAAAAAGTCAACCATTCACGACGTCaaattaaatttggaaaaaaagtgCAGTCCAAAATTTGTAAATCAAAATACATGTCAGCATAGGATATTTCTAACCATGAGAAGACTCAACGTCCAAAATCAGGTCAAGTGCATAATCATAATATGGAACTTGACTGCTCAAGCCGCAAAGATTGAAATCATCCTGAATGTATTCATCATCAACTTCACAGAAAAATTCATTTCCTCGCAAATTGCAAAACCACGAAATCCATGATGTATCATCTCCATCAGAACCACTAACATCCGACTCTTCACTGTCTGTTTCAGATTCCTCTGCAATCAATGCAAACAAGGTAACCATCagcagaaacaaaaaagaaaaagaaaaaaagaatgacAACTTTTTAATCAGCTGTATATTATATGTagaaattacatcaatttattgtaaaaaaatacacaatttgcCTCACAAAAATGTGACTTGAATTGCCAGCAACAGCCCTCCCATGAAAAAAATTCAGCTCTAAAATTATCAGGAAACCCAgcttaaaatcaaattttccaGAAGAGATTGTATTTAACTTTCcggcaaaagaaagaaagaaacatcaTAAGTCCACTGGCACTAGGCAcatctaattaatattactcTTGCGACAGATTGGATCTGTAGAAGCACGATGGCCATCAAAGT encodes:
- the LOC121240095 gene encoding putative casein kinase II subunit beta-4, translating into MYRDRGGGGGSSRSDIVAGPLDRKRINDALDKHLEKSSPSTSRGGLNSKDKEKLSVPSTSTGKPQQLDPRDSRPTSLSKNKCSDEESETDSEESDVSGSDGDDTSWISWFCNLRGNEFFCEVDDEYIQDDFNLCGLSSQVPYYDYALDLILDVESSHGDMFTEEQNELVESAAEMLYGLIHVRYILTSKGMTAMLEKYKNYDFGRCPRVYCCGQPCLPVGQSDIPRSSTVKIYCPKCEDIYYPRSKYQGNIDGAYFGTTFPHLFLMTYGHLKPQKATQSYVPRVFGFKIHKP